The genomic region TGTCAGCTGTTTCTCATCTGCACTCCTACTCTCCCCCTATACTCTTTGAGTGGATGTTCTAGTTGTTTGAGTGAGTGCAAAATGAACTCAAGCTTGCCTCAGAATCTCTGAGCAAAAATATGCTGCGCGATCGCTCAAGAGGCATATGGAAAAATTTGGATATTGAATGTATCCAATTAAATTTTTAAATACCATATAGAAAATAAACTTATAAATTAAGTCAAAAATTATACAAACTTAACCAGAAGCGGCGCTCCTATACTTAGTGGTTTTTATACTTAATTTCATAGAAAAACTCGCTTGTAAATTAACTCTTGCCAACACCAACTAATTGAAGCTGTGTTTTAGGTAGAGAGAGAACTTGCAGCCATTGCAACCTTTCTTAACTGTTTTTTGACATACCTAACTATTATCAATAAAAAGTAACAGTAGAAATCTATCTTTTGGAGCGGGTAATCCCTAAGGAAGATTTGTATGCATGGCAATTCATCCACCTAGAGGATGCGATCGCGTGTGGTATTCTGTAAATTAAACTTAATAAAATCAGGGGTAAATACAGAAGCTTTTGTAAAGTCTCCTCACGTTCACCCCTCTTACCTTGCAAATTCAATAGCCACAAAGCTATGAACACTAAGAATCAAAAGCGAATTGCCCTAATTTCAGTCCACGGCGACCCTGCGATTGAGATTGGCAAAGAAGAAGCTGGAGGGCAGAACGTTTATGTCCGCCAAGTGGGTGAAGCCTTGGGTAAACTGGGATGGCAGGTTGATATGTTTGCCCGTAAAGCTAGCGCCGAACAAGCAAAGATCGTCGAACATAGCGAGAATTGTCGGACAATTCGCTTAATTGCTGGTCCTGAGGAATTCGTTCCGAGGGACAATATTTTTGGTTATGCCTCGGAGTTTGTCGAAGCATTCCTCCAGTATCAACAGCAAACTGGTTATCGATATCCTCTAGTGCATACCAACTACTGGATTTCTAGCTGGGTGGGCATGGAATTGAAGAAAGCCCAATCCATCAAACAAGTCCATACCTATCACTCTTTAGGCGCAATTAAATATAAGTCAGTTGCAACCGTACCGCTGGTTGCCTCGAAGCGGCTGGAAGTCGAAAAAAGAGTACTAGAAACAGCCGAGCGGATTGTTGCCACTAGCCCCCAAGAAAAAGAACACATGCGATCGCATGTCTCTACCAAAGGTAATATTGACATTATTCCTTGCGGTACAGATATTCATCGCTTTGGCGCAATTGACAGCAAAATTGCCAGACAACAGTTAGGAATTCCCCCAGAAAGCAAAGTTGTCTTTTATGTTGGACGATTTGACGAGCGCAAGGGAATTGAAACTTTAGTGCGAGCAGTTGCCCAGTTGCAATTGCGTGGCAAAGAAGACATCAAACTGATTATCGGTGGTGGTAGTCGCCCAGGACAAAGCGATGGCATTGAGCGCGATCGCATTGAAGGTATTGTCGAAGAATTAGGGATGAGCGATTTTACCTCCTTCCCCGGACGGTTAGGTGATGTCGATCTACCTGTTTATTACGCTGCTGCCGATGTTTGTGTCGTTCCCAGTCACTACGAACCATTTGGTCTAGTTGCCATTGAAGCGATGGCAAGCGGTACGCCAGTGGTGGCTAGTGATGTCGGCGGACTGCAATTTACCGTCGTCCCAGAAGAGACAGGCTTACTCGCTCCACCCAAAGATGATGCAGCCTTTGCTGTTGCTATTGACCGAATCTTGAGCGATACTGCCTTCCGAAATCGCCTCGGCTCATCAGCAAGACAACGGGTAGAAGATATGTTTAGTTGGGAAGGAGTCGCCAAAC from Chroococcidiopsis sp. SAG 2025 harbors:
- a CDS encoding glycosyltransferase family 1 protein, with the protein product MNTKNQKRIALISVHGDPAIEIGKEEAGGQNVYVRQVGEALGKLGWQVDMFARKASAEQAKIVEHSENCRTIRLIAGPEEFVPRDNIFGYASEFVEAFLQYQQQTGYRYPLVHTNYWISSWVGMELKKAQSIKQVHTYHSLGAIKYKSVATVPLVASKRLEVEKRVLETAERIVATSPQEKEHMRSHVSTKGNIDIIPCGTDIHRFGAIDSKIARQQLGIPPESKVVFYVGRFDERKGIETLVRAVAQLQLRGKEDIKLIIGGGSRPGQSDGIERDRIEGIVEELGMSDFTSFPGRLGDVDLPVYYAAADVCVVPSHYEPFGLVAIEAMASGTPVVASDVGGLQFTVVPEETGLLAPPKDDAAFAVAIDRILSDTAFRNRLGSSARQRVEDMFSWEGVAKQLGELYNKLMTETSTVVPTKKKAVSA